A single region of the Hyphomicrobiales bacterium genome encodes:
- the queA gene encoding tRNA preQ1(34) S-adenosylmethionine ribosyltransferase-isomerase, with product MRVDLFDFELPEDRIATRPVRPRDAARLLVVGGPEGALVDRVVRDLPDLLAPGDTLVLNDTRVIPARLVGIRRRGDASARIEAMLHKREASDRWRAFVRPAKRLAIGDVIRFGEETEGACLLSGLDATVTEKGEGGEIVLKFALTGPILDESIASLGHIPLPPYIASKRPEDAEDRVDYQTVYAAEEGAVAAPTAGLHFTDELFARLAARGIDRQFVTLHVGAGTFLPVKAEDTAEHRMHAEWGSVSAETAAVLNATRERGGRIVAVGTTSLRLLESATTPDGRVQPWAGDTDIFITPGYRFRAVDVLMTNFHLPRSTLFMLVSAFAGLERMKQAYGHAIADGYRFYSYGDASLLFRAETP from the coding sequence ATGCGCGTCGATCTGTTCGATTTTGAATTGCCGGAGGACCGAATTGCCACCCGGCCGGTAAGGCCGCGCGACGCCGCGCGGCTTCTCGTCGTCGGTGGCCCGGAGGGGGCTCTCGTGGACCGCGTTGTCCGCGACCTGCCGGATCTGCTCGCGCCAGGCGATACGCTCGTGCTCAACGATACGCGCGTCATTCCCGCGCGGCTCGTCGGCATACGGCGCAGGGGGGATGCATCCGCCCGTATCGAGGCGATGCTGCACAAGCGCGAGGCAAGCGATCGCTGGCGCGCCTTCGTGCGCCCCGCCAAACGCCTTGCCATCGGGGATGTCATCCGCTTCGGCGAGGAAACGGAAGGCGCCTGTCTCCTGTCCGGTCTCGATGCCACTGTGACCGAGAAGGGCGAGGGCGGCGAGATCGTCCTGAAATTCGCTCTGACCGGACCGATCCTGGACGAGAGTATCGCCAGTCTCGGCCATATTCCGCTGCCGCCCTATATCGCCTCGAAGCGTCCCGAAGATGCTGAGGATCGCGTTGACTACCAAACAGTCTATGCGGCGGAGGAGGGTGCGGTAGCCGCCCCGACGGCGGGATTGCATTTCACCGATGAGCTCTTTGCCCGGCTGGCGGCACGCGGCATCGACAGGCAATTCGTGACGCTTCATGTGGGGGCGGGCACGTTCCTGCCGGTGAAGGCCGAGGACACGGCCGAGCATCGCATGCACGCCGAATGGGGCTCGGTGAGCGCCGAGACGGCGGCTGTCCTGAACGCGACCCGCGAGCGCGGCGGCCGGATCGTCGCCGTGGGCACGACCTCCCTGCGTTTGCTGGAAAGCGCGACCACGCCGGACGGGCGCGTACAGCCGTGGGCCGGCGATACCGACATTTTCATCACGCCGGGCTACCGCTTCCGGGCGGTCGATGTGCTGATGACCAATTTCCACCTGCCGCGATCTACCCTGTTCATGCTCGTCTCGGCGTTCGCGGGCCTCGAACGCATGAAGCAGGCCTA
- the ppi gene encoding putative peptidyl-prolyl cis-trans isomerase (Evidence 3 : Putative function from multiple computational evidences), with product MKRSTNAVASFSYRARLRAIAGAAACALALSALPASAQTAKPHQVFLDTKDGRVVIQLRPDLAPKHVAQIEALTKRGFYDGIVFHRVIDGFMAQTGDPTGTGMGGSDLPNIPAEFTKTPFKRGTVGMARSQNPNSANSQFFITFADADFLNGQYTVVGEVVSGMDVVDKIKKGSKADNGTVTSPDKIVKMQMATGAK from the coding sequence ATGAAGCGTTCGACGAATGCGGTTGCTTCCTTCTCGTACCGCGCCCGCCTGCGCGCCATCGCCGGCGCCGCGGCCTGCGCGCTGGCCCTCTCGGCGCTGCCGGCCTCGGCCCAGACGGCCAAGCCGCATCAGGTCTTCCTCGACACCAAGGATGGGCGCGTCGTCATCCAGCTCCGTCCGGACCTTGCGCCCAAGCACGTTGCGCAGATCGAGGCGCTGACGAAGCGCGGCTTCTATGACGGCATCGTCTTCCACCGCGTGATCGACGGCTTCATGGCCCAGACCGGCGATCCGACAGGCACCGGCATGGGTGGTTCCGACCTGCCGAACATTCCTGCGGAGTTCACGAAGACGCCGTTCAAGCGCGGCACGGTCGGCATGGCGCGTTCGCAGAACCCGAATTCCGCCAATTCCCAGTTCTTCATCACCTTTGCCGATGCGGACTTCCTCAATGGCCAGTACACGGTCGTGGGCGAGGTGGTGTCCGGCATGGATGTCGTCGACAAGATCAAGAAGGGGTCGAAGGCCGACAACGGCACGGTCACCAGTCCCGACAAGATCGTCAAGATGCAGATGGCGACGGGCGCCAAGTAA
- the coaD gene encoding Phosphopantetheine adenylyltransferase: protein MPPATAFYTGSFDPVTNGHLDVVRQACRFVDRLVIAIGVHPGKAPLFSAEERAEMLRDVCGPVGAASGCTIEIVTFDDLAVTAARRAGASIMVRGLRDGTDLNYEMQMAGMNDAMAPDVGTVFLPASPDVRPITATLVRQIAAMKGDVSSFVPAPVAERLKAKFAGG, encoded by the coding sequence ATGCCGCCCGCCACAGCCTTCTATACCGGCTCGTTCGATCCGGTGACCAACGGTCATCTCGACGTGGTGCGTCAGGCCTGCCGTTTCGTGGATCGGCTGGTGATCGCCATCGGCGTCCATCCCGGCAAGGCGCCGCTGTTCTCGGCCGAGGAGAGAGCGGAGATGCTGCGGGACGTCTGCGGCCCGGTGGGAGCGGCCTCGGGCTGCACCATCGAAATCGTTACCTTCGACGATCTCGCGGTCACCGCCGCGCGCCGCGCCGGGGCCTCCATCATGGTGCGAGGCCTTCGTGACGGCACCGACCTGAACTATGAAATGCAGATGGCGGGCATGAACGATGCCATGGCGCCCGATGTTGGCACCGTTTTCCTGCCAGCGTCGCCGGATGTCCGCCCCATCACCGCCACCTTGGTGCGCCAGATCGCTGCCATGAAGGGTGACGTCTCCTCCTTCGTGCCGGCTCCCGTCGCAGAGCGGCTCAAGGCCAAATTCGCCGGCGGTTGA
- a CDS encoding PPK2 family polyphosphate:nucleotide phosphotransferase, whose protein sequence is MTRSSKKNGKASSPSSDRLPSEATAESPASEAVKESQPKSDAKKSNKRKPPPHIEISALDKLIAPYRITDGKDFRIKDHNPDDTAGLDLKDHARDLLDRGVAALSAIQEKLFADNSWSVLLVFQAMDAAGKDGTIKHVMSGINPQGCQVHAFKAPSSEELDHDFLWRTHQRLPERGRIGIFNRSYYEEVLVVRVHQEILDNEGLPPKLVTESIWDDRLKDIRHHERYLARNGMLILKFFLNVSKDEQKKRLLQRIDDPAKNWKFESKDVDERTYWKAYMHAYEEAIRATASDVAPWYVIPANNKWFTRLAVMTALITEMSKLGLDYPKLDETDQHKLLGFRERLEAD, encoded by the coding sequence ATGACCCGATCGTCGAAAAAGAACGGCAAAGCGTCCTCCCCATCCTCCGACCGCCTGCCCTCCGAAGCCACGGCTGAGTCCCCGGCCAGCGAGGCGGTAAAGGAGAGCCAGCCGAAATCCGACGCAAAGAAAAGCAACAAGAGGAAGCCGCCGCCGCACATCGAGATCTCCGCCCTCGACAAGCTGATCGCGCCCTATCGCATCACCGACGGCAAAGATTTCCGGATCAAGGATCATAATCCCGACGATACCGCCGGGCTTGACCTCAAGGATCACGCGCGGGATCTGCTGGATCGTGGCGTGGCTGCGCTCAGCGCTATTCAGGAAAAGCTTTTTGCCGACAACAGCTGGTCGGTTCTCCTCGTCTTCCAGGCCATGGACGCGGCGGGCAAGGACGGCACCATCAAGCATGTCATGTCGGGCATCAATCCGCAGGGCTGCCAGGTCCATGCCTTCAAGGCGCCGTCATCGGAAGAGCTGGACCATGATTTTCTCTGGCGGACCCACCAGCGCCTGCCGGAGCGGGGCCGCATCGGCATCTTCAATCGCTCTTATTATGAGGAAGTGCTGGTCGTCCGCGTCCACCAGGAAATCCTCGACAACGAGGGCTTGCCTCCCAAGCTCGTGACCGAGTCGATCTGGGATGATCGGTTGAAGGATATCCGCCACCACGAGCGCTATCTCGCCCGCAATGGCATGCTGATCCTCAAATTCTTCCTGAACGTCTCGAAGGACGAACAGAAGAAGCGCCTGCTCCAGCGCATCGACGACCCGGCCAAGAACTGGAAGTTCGAAAGCAAGGATGTCGACGAACGCACCTATTGGAAGGCCTATATGCACGCCTATGAGGAGGCGATCCGGGCCACCGCCAGCGATGTCGCACCGTGGTACGTCATTCCCGCCAACAACAAGTGGTTCACGCGGCTCGCCGTCATGACCGCCCTGATCACCGAGATGTCCAAGCTCGGCCTGGACTATCCGAAGCTCGACGAAACCGATCAGCACAAGCTGCTCGGCTTCCGCGAACGGCTGGAAGCGGACTGA
- a CDS encoding Phytase-like domain-containing protein, with protein sequence MLRTCPPLLAAVLIGLAPSALATESTSGALSLRFIGEKSIPAHTDVDGTRVGGLSGLAFDAAGKRWIALSDDRSEKAPARFYTLKLDYDASGFRAVNIDKAVTLLDADGQPFPIRSVDPEALRRDPGSGALYWTSEGDVNAGIDPVLRAATADGHFLREIKLPARYRVSIDSKHGPRNNLAFEGLALTPDAGTLVIALENALVQDGPKASLTETSPVRVATFDVASGQPGSEWVYVTDPIRMAPAKAGGFADNGVSDILALDEGSLLVMERGYSAGKGNDVRLYRTDRRNATDVSAIDALSGANWTPLGKTLVLDLATLGVALDNFEGMDFGPRLENGNRTLVIVSDDNFNDAQTTKFLAFEVIEGARE encoded by the coding sequence ATGCTCAGAACATGCCCTCCCTTGCTGGCCGCCGTTCTCATCGGCCTCGCCCCTTCGGCCCTCGCCACCGAGAGCACGTCCGGCGCCCTGTCGCTGCGCTTCATCGGCGAGAAGAGCATTCCCGCCCATACGGACGTGGATGGAACGCGGGTCGGGGGGCTCTCGGGGCTCGCCTTCGACGCAGCCGGCAAGCGCTGGATCGCTCTTAGCGACGACCGCTCGGAGAAGGCCCCTGCCCGCTTTTACACGCTGAAGCTCGACTATGACGCCTCTGGCTTCCGCGCCGTTAACATCGACAAGGCCGTCACCCTCCTCGACGCCGACGGCCAGCCATTCCCCATACGTAGTGTCGACCCGGAGGCGCTGCGCCGCGATCCGGGAAGCGGCGCGCTCTACTGGACGAGCGAAGGGGACGTGAACGCGGGCATCGACCCCGTGCTGCGGGCGGCCACCGCAGACGGGCATTTCCTGCGTGAGATCAAGTTGCCGGCCCGCTACCGCGTCAGCATCGACAGCAAGCACGGGCCGCGCAACAATCTCGCCTTCGAAGGACTGGCCCTGACGCCGGACGCGGGAACCCTGGTCATTGCGCTGGAAAACGCGCTGGTGCAGGACGGCCCGAAAGCCTCGCTGACGGAAACGAGCCCCGTGCGTGTCGCCACCTTCGATGTTGCGTCAGGGCAGCCCGGCTCCGAATGGGTCTATGTGACCGATCCGATCCGCATGGCTCCGGCCAAGGCGGGCGGCTTCGCGGACAATGGCGTATCGGACATTCTCGCGCTCGACGAGGGATCCCTGCTCGTCATGGAGCGCGGCTACAGCGCGGGCAAAGGGAACGACGTCCGCCTCTATCGCACGGACCGGCGGAACGCGACCGACGTCTCCGCCATCGACGCCCTTTCCGGCGCAAACTGGACGCCGCTCGGCAAGACGCTGGTGCTTGATCTCGCGACCCTCGGCGTTGCTCTCGACAATTTCGAGGGCATGGACTTCGGCCCGCGGCTGGAGAACGGCAATCGCACCCTGGTCATCGTCTCCGACGACAATTTCAACGATGCGCAGACCACCAAATTCCTGGCCTTCGAAGTCATCGAGGGAGCCAGGGAATAA
- the ssb gene encoding ssDNA-binding protein: MAGSVNKVILVGNLGRDPETRRLGSGDPVVNLRIATSETWRDKATGERRERTEWHSVVIFNENLAKIAEQYLRKGSKVYLEGQLQTRKWQDKDGQERYTTEIVLQRFRGELTILDSRGGEGGGAIEDDSYGGARGGDFGRASPMEQRSSDRRPAAPGGSKYASDLDDDIPF, translated from the coding sequence ATGGCAGGTAGCGTCAATAAGGTCATTTTGGTTGGGAATCTCGGGCGTGATCCCGAGACGCGCCGGCTCGGCTCGGGGGATCCGGTCGTCAACCTGCGCATCGCCACATCGGAGACCTGGCGCGACAAGGCCACCGGTGAGCGCCGTGAGCGCACGGAATGGCATAGCGTGGTGATCTTCAACGAGAACCTCGCGAAGATCGCCGAGCAATATCTGCGCAAGGGCTCGAAGGTTTATCTCGAGGGCCAGCTCCAGACCCGCAAATGGCAGGATAAGGACGGCCAGGAGCGCTACACGACCGAGATCGTGCTGCAGCGTTTCCGCGGCGAGCTCACGATTCTTGACAGCCGTGGCGGCGAAGGTGGCGGTGCCATCGAGGATGATAGCTATGGTGGCGCGCGCGGCGGCGACTTCGGCCGGGCCTCGCCCATGGAGCAGCGCTCGTCCGACCGGCGCCCGGCGGCGCCCGGCGGTTCGAAATACGCAAGCGACCTCGACGACGATATTCCGTTCTAG
- the gyrA gene encoding DNA gyrase subunit A — translation MADDDEKIGGDIALVSISDEMKRSYLDYAMSVIVSRALPDVRDGLKPVHRRILYSMYENGYTPDKPYRKSARVVGDVIGKYHPHGDQSIYDALVRMAQHFSMRLPLLDGQGNFGSVDADPPAAMRYTEVRLAKPAMALLDDLDKDTVNFQDNYDNSEREPTVLPAGFPNLLVNGAGGIAVGMATNIPPHNLGEVVDACFAYIEDPDISVEALTEIIPGPDFPTAATILGRGGIRSAYSTGRGSIIMRARASVEQIRKDREAIIVTEIPYQVNKAALIEKIADLVREKRVEGIADLRDESDRDGMRIVIELKRDAVADVVLNQLYRFTTLQTSFGANMVALNGGRPELLNLYDMIRAFVDFREEVVSRRTKYLLNKARDRAHILVGLGIAVANIDEIIRLIRSSADTNTAREALMSRHWPAHDVAALIALIDDPNHRVAEDGTYRLSETQARAILDLPLRRLTALGRDEIADELNKLAVEIADYLDILRSRTRILGIVRDELAAIKNAFATPRRTEILDWDSDVDDEDLIQREDMVVTVSHAGYIKRVPLSTYRAQRRGGKGRSGMQTRDADFVTRLFVANTHTPVLFFSSRGQVYKEKVWRLPLAAPNARGKALVNMLPLVEGERITTIMPLVEDEASWATLDVMFATASGGVRRNKLSDFVQVNRAGKIAMKLDEGDSIVDVGICTETDDVLLTTAKGQCIRFETTDVRVFKGRDSTGVRGISLAAGDKVISMAILRHVEASADERAAYLKLAGAARRAVIGEVANGDAAEVQADGDVEEASDALELGQERYAIMGAAEQFVLTLSENGYGKRSSAYEYRVTGRGGKGIVAMAVNSRNGALVESFPVEDNDQIMLVTNGGQLIRVPVDGIRIVGRSSQGVIVFNTADDEKVVSVEHISDDGSEDGGEIGDVDDAAEGGTEE, via the coding sequence TTGGCAGATGATGACGAGAAGATCGGCGGCGACATCGCTCTGGTGTCGATCTCCGATGAGATGAAGCGCAGCTATCTCGATTACGCCATGAGCGTGATCGTGAGCCGTGCCTTGCCGGATGTGCGTGACGGCCTGAAGCCGGTGCACCGTCGCATCCTCTATTCCATGTATGAAAACGGCTATACGCCCGACAAGCCCTATCGCAAGTCGGCGCGCGTGGTCGGTGACGTCATCGGTAAATATCATCCGCATGGCGACCAATCGATCTACGATGCGCTGGTGCGCATGGCGCAGCATTTCTCGATGCGCCTGCCGCTGCTGGATGGCCAGGGAAACTTCGGCTCCGTCGATGCCGACCCCCCGGCGGCGATGCGTTACACCGAGGTGCGGCTCGCCAAGCCCGCCATGGCGCTCCTGGACGATCTCGACAAAGACACGGTCAATTTCCAGGATAACTACGACAACAGCGAGCGCGAGCCCACGGTCCTGCCGGCGGGCTTCCCGAACCTCCTGGTGAATGGCGCGGGCGGCATCGCCGTTGGCATGGCGACCAACATCCCGCCGCATAATCTCGGCGAGGTGGTCGATGCATGCTTCGCCTATATCGAAGATCCGGACATAAGCGTCGAAGCGCTGACGGAGATCATTCCGGGGCCGGACTTCCCCACCGCTGCGACGATCCTTGGGCGCGGCGGCATCCGCTCGGCCTATTCGACCGGCCGCGGTTCGATCATCATGCGCGCCCGTGCTTCCGTCGAGCAGATCCGGAAGGATCGCGAGGCGATCATCGTCACCGAGATTCCTTATCAGGTGAACAAGGCGGCGCTGATCGAAAAGATCGCGGATCTCGTTCGCGAGAAGCGGGTCGAGGGCATCGCCGATTTGCGCGACGAGTCCGACCGCGATGGCATGCGCATCGTGATCGAGCTTAAGCGCGACGCGGTCGCCGATGTGGTGTTGAACCAGCTCTATCGTTTCACCACGCTGCAGACGAGTTTCGGCGCGAATATGGTGGCGCTGAACGGTGGCCGGCCGGAACTCCTCAATCTCTATGACATGATCCGGGCCTTCGTGGATTTCCGCGAGGAGGTCGTCTCCCGGCGCACGAAGTATCTGCTCAACAAGGCCCGCGATCGCGCCCATATCTTGGTCGGCCTCGGCATCGCGGTCGCCAATATCGATGAGATCATCCGGCTCATCCGCTCGTCAGCCGACACCAATACGGCCCGCGAAGCGCTGATGTCCCGCCACTGGCCGGCCCATGACGTTGCGGCGCTGATCGCTCTGATCGACGATCCGAACCATCGCGTGGCAGAGGACGGCACCTACAGGCTTTCCGAAACCCAGGCCCGCGCCATCCTCGACCTGCCGCTGCGCCGCCTGACGGCACTGGGCCGGGATGAGATCGCCGACGAGTTGAACAAGCTCGCGGTCGAGATCGCCGATTACCTCGATATCCTGCGGTCGCGGACCCGCATTCTCGGGATCGTTCGCGATGAGCTCGCGGCCATCAAGAATGCCTTCGCCACGCCACGCCGGACCGAGATCCTCGACTGGGATTCCGATGTCGATGACGAGGACCTGATCCAGCGCGAGGACATGGTCGTGACCGTGAGCCACGCCGGATATATCAAGCGTGTGCCGCTCTCGACCTATCGCGCCCAGCGGCGCGGCGGCAAGGGGCGCTCCGGCATGCAGACGCGCGACGCGGATTTCGTCACGCGCCTGTTCGTGGCCAACACCCACACGCCAGTGCTGTTCTTCTCGTCCCGTGGCCAGGTCTACAAGGAGAAGGTGTGGCGGCTTCCGCTGGCCGCGCCGAACGCCCGCGGCAAGGCGCTCGTCAACATGCTGCCGCTTGTGGAAGGTGAGCGCATCACGACGATCATGCCGCTGGTGGAGGACGAGGCCAGCTGGGCGACGCTAGACGTGATGTTCGCCACCGCCTCGGGCGGCGTGCGTCGCAACAAGCTGTCGGACTTCGTGCAGGTCAACCGCGCCGGCAAGATTGCCATGAAGCTCGACGAGGGCGATTCCATCGTCGATGTGGGGATCTGCACCGAGACGGACGATGTGTTGCTGACGACGGCCAAGGGCCAGTGCATCCGCTTCGAGACAACGGACGTGCGCGTCTTCAAGGGGCGTGACTCGACTGGCGTGCGCGGCATATCACTGGCGGCCGGCGACAAGGTCATCTCCATGGCGATCCTGCGTCATGTGGAAGCCTCCGCCGACGAGCGGGCGGCCTATCTGAAGTTGGCGGGAGCCGCGCGCAGAGCCGTCATTGGTGAAGTTGCCAATGGCGATGCGGCCGAGGTTCAGGCCGATGGCGATGTCGAGGAGGCAAGCGACGCGCTCGAGCTCGGGCAGGAGCGCTATGCCATCATGGGCGCGGCGGAGCAGTTCGTGCTCACCCTGTCCGAGAACGGCTATGGCAAGCGATCCTCGGCTTATGAGTATCGCGTCACCGGCCGTGGCGGCAAAGGCATCGTGGCGATGGCGGTCAACAGCCGCAATGGTGCCCTGGTGGAATCCTTCCCCGTCGAGGACAACGACCAGATCATGCTCGTCACCAATGGCGGCCAGTTGATCCGCGTACCTGTGGACGGCATCCGCATCGTCGGACGCTCGAGCCAGGGGGTGATCGTCTTCAACACCGCTGACGATGAGAAGGTGGTTTCCGTCGAGCACATCAGCGACGATGGCAGTGAGGATGGCGGCGAAATCGGCGACGTCGATGATGCAGCCGAGGGCGGCACCGAAGAATAG
- the ppi gene encoding putative peptidyl-prolyl cis-trans isomerase (Evidence 3 : Putative function from multiple computational evidences) yields the protein MAPSPENTLILDTTKGKVVIELLPELAPNHVARIKELASSGFYDGIVFHRVIDGFMAQVGCPHGTGTGGSDLPDLAQEFNAEPHVRGICSMARTQNPNSANSQFFICFSDARFLDKQYTVWGRVIEGMDNVDQLKRGEPVRDPDSIVTARVGA from the coding sequence ATGGCACCGTCTCCCGAGAACACGCTCATCCTCGACACGACCAAGGGCAAGGTCGTCATCGAGCTTCTGCCGGAGCTCGCGCCCAACCATGTAGCGCGCATCAAGGAACTGGCCTCGTCCGGCTTCTATGACGGCATCGTCTTCCACCGTGTCATCGACGGCTTCATGGCCCAGGTCGGTTGCCCGCACGGGACCGGCACCGGCGGTTCGGACCTGCCCGACCTGGCGCAGGAATTCAACGCCGAGCCGCATGTGCGTGGCATCTGCTCCATGGCCCGCACGCAGAACCCGAACTCGGCCAATTCCCAGTTCTTCATCTGCTTCTCGGACGCCCGTTTCCTCGACAAGCAGTACACGGTGTGGGGCCGCGTCATCGAGGGCATGGATAACGTCGACCAGCTGAAGCGCGGCGAGCCTGTCCGCGATCCCGACAGCATCGTCACAGCACGCGTCGGCGCCTGA
- the thadh gene encoding L-threo-3-hydroxyaspartate ammonia-lyase encodes MSIPAPTYDDVARASERIAGMAHRTPVMTSRTADERTGASLLFKAENFQRVGAFKFRGAYNALAALDDGQKTRGAVAFSSGNHAQAVALAGHLLGVPTVIIMPQDAPAIKVAATRGYGGEVVFYDRYTEDRAAIGRRIAGERGLALIPPFDHPDIIAGQGTVTKELIEEVGELDLLLAPLGGGGLLSGSVLAAKALSPRCRVIGVEPAAGDDGARSFREGRIVTIDVPKTLADGAQTTALGNITFSIVQDLVDDVVTVPDAALVEAMRFFAERMKMVVEPTGCLAAAAAFTGVVPVKGQRVGIILSGGNVDLATFARLLMAA; translated from the coding sequence ATGTCGATCCCCGCCCCGACCTATGATGATGTTGCCCGCGCGTCGGAACGCATTGCCGGCATGGCGCATCGCACGCCGGTCATGACATCGCGTACAGCCGATGAGAGGACGGGGGCGTCGCTGCTCTTCAAGGCAGAGAATTTCCAGCGCGTCGGCGCCTTCAAGTTCCGGGGCGCCTACAACGCGCTCGCGGCGCTTGATGATGGCCAGAAGACGCGCGGCGCGGTGGCTTTTTCCTCGGGCAATCACGCCCAGGCGGTGGCGCTGGCGGGGCACCTCCTCGGCGTGCCCACGGTCATCATCATGCCGCAGGACGCGCCTGCCATCAAAGTCGCGGCCACACGCGGCTATGGCGGCGAGGTCGTCTTCTATGACCGCTACACCGAGGACCGTGCGGCTATCGGCCGGCGGATCGCCGGCGAGCGCGGGCTCGCGCTGATCCCGCCCTTTGATCATCCCGATATCATCGCCGGGCAGGGCACCGTTACCAAGGAGCTCATCGAGGAGGTGGGCGAATTGGACCTTCTGCTCGCACCGCTCGGCGGCGGCGGCCTGCTCTCGGGCTCGGTGCTCGCCGCCAAGGCTCTGTCTCCGCGGTGCCGAGTCATCGGCGTCGAGCCGGCGGCCGGTGATGACGGCGCGCGCTCTTTCCGCGAGGGCCGGATCGTCACGATCGATGTCCCCAAGACATTGGCCGATGGTGCGCAGACGACGGCGCTTGGGAATATCACCTTCTCGATCGTCCAGGACCTTGTGGATGACGTGGTCACCGTGCCGGACGCGGCGCTCGTCGAGGCCATGCGGTTCTTCGCCGAGCGCATGAAGATGGTCGTGGAGCCCACAGGCTGTCTCGCCGCCGCGGCAGCCTTCACCGGCGTGGTCCCGGTCAAGGGGCAGCGGGTCGGCATCATTCTCAGCGGCGGCAATGTCGATCTTGCCACTTTCGCGCGTTTGCTGATGGCGGCCTGA
- a CDS encoding hypothetical protein (Evidence 5 : Unknown function), giving the protein MSGGLPLGIASRRDQSVSAILKAAGTLRAFIAGVERAMPHWLFKSEPSTWSWQQQCDAGDKGTHWNGVRNHGAKLNLMAMKIGDRGFFYHSNEGKEIVGIVEVIKEYYPDHTDASGRFGMVDVKAVEALPQAVTLEVIKMDPALKDMVLVNNSRLSVQSVTDAEWTHILRMGGLKG; this is encoded by the coding sequence GTGAGCGGCGGCCTGCCGCTCGGAATTGCGTCAAGGCGAGATCAGAGCGTTTCCGCGATCCTGAAGGCAGCGGGCACGCTCAGGGCCTTCATTGCAGGAGTTGAGCGCGCGATGCCCCATTGGCTCTTCAAGTCTGAACCGTCCACCTGGTCGTGGCAGCAGCAATGCGATGCCGGCGACAAGGGGACGCATTGGAATGGCGTCCGCAATCATGGCGCCAAACTGAACCTGATGGCGATGAAGATCGGCGACCGGGGCTTCTTCTATCATTCGAACGAAGGCAAGGAGATCGTCGGCATCGTCGAGGTGATCAAGGAATATTATCCCGATCACACAGATGCTTCCGGCCGGTTTGGAATGGTTGACGTGAAGGCGGTGGAGGCGCTGCCGCAGGCTGTCACGCTGGAAGTGATCAAGATGGATCCGGCGCTGAAGGACATGGTCCTGGTCAACAATTCGCGCCTCTCCGTCCAGTCGGTGACGGATGCGGAATGGACGCATATTCTGCGCATGGGCGGCCTGAAGGGGTAG